A single window of Vibrio campbellii CAIM 519 = NBRC 15631 = ATCC 25920 DNA harbors:
- the cyoB gene encoding cytochrome o ubiquinol oxidase subunit I produces MFGRLTLESIPYHEPIIVVTLAVIAIVGLAVVAAITKAGKWQYLWNEWFTSVDHKKLGFMYIAVAMVMLIRGFADAVMMRSQQLLSAAGETGYLPPHHYDQIFTAHGVIMIFFVAMPLVIGLMNIIVPLQIGARDVAFPYLNNLSFWLFVVGVILTNMSLGLGEFGRTGWLAYPPLSGIEASPGVGVDYWIWALQISGVGTTLTGVNFFATILRMRTPSMPMMKMPVFTWASLCANILIIISFPILTVTIALLTLDRYIGTHFFTNDLGGNVMMYVNLIWAWGHPEVYILILPIFGVFSEVTATFSRKKLFGYTSLVWATIVITILAFVVWLHHFFTMGSGANVNAFFGIATMIISIPTGVKIFNWLFTMYKGRIRFTTPMMWTVGFLITFSVGGMTGVLMAVPGADFVLHNSVFLIAHFHNVIIGGVVFGCFAAITYWFPKATGFTMNETWGKRAFICWIVGFLMAFLPLYALGFMGMTRRLSQDLNPEYFPLLAVAAAGTAVIALGVACQFIQIYVSVRDREQNRDLTGDPWGGRTFEWATSSPPPFYNFAHLPKGDVLDGFWYQKQSGEFDPTKEVEYERIHMPKNTPTGIYVSAWALVFGFAMIWYIWWLAAASFVGIIVTCIQHSYNDDVDYYVEVEEIKAIEAERRAQLEEAKKNEVKDNEKKDDLEVTYAS; encoded by the coding sequence CGTTGGTTTGGCTGTCGTTGCGGCGATAACCAAAGCGGGTAAGTGGCAATACTTATGGAATGAATGGTTTACTTCAGTAGACCACAAAAAATTAGGCTTTATGTACATCGCTGTGGCAATGGTGATGTTGATTCGTGGCTTTGCTGATGCGGTCATGATGCGTAGCCAACAGCTGCTTTCTGCGGCAGGTGAGACCGGTTATCTACCACCACATCACTACGATCAAATCTTTACTGCCCACGGCGTAATCATGATTTTCTTCGTGGCGATGCCGTTGGTTATTGGTTTGATGAACATCATCGTACCGCTGCAAATTGGTGCGCGTGACGTGGCATTCCCTTACTTAAACAACCTGAGTTTCTGGTTGTTTGTTGTGGGTGTGATCCTAACCAACATGTCACTTGGCTTAGGTGAGTTTGGTCGTACTGGTTGGTTGGCGTATCCGCCACTGTCTGGTATCGAAGCAAGCCCAGGAGTCGGGGTAGACTATTGGATATGGGCACTGCAAATATCTGGTGTGGGTACCACGCTGACGGGCGTGAACTTCTTCGCAACCATCTTGCGCATGCGTACACCGTCTATGCCAATGATGAAGATGCCAGTGTTCACGTGGGCGTCCCTGTGTGCCAACATCCTAATCATTATTTCATTCCCAATCCTTACGGTAACCATCGCGCTACTGACATTGGATCGCTACATCGGTACACACTTCTTCACCAATGATCTTGGTGGCAACGTAATGATGTACGTGAACTTGATTTGGGCATGGGGTCACCCAGAAGTATACATCTTGATCTTGCCTATCTTTGGTGTGTTCTCTGAAGTAACCGCAACGTTCTCACGAAAGAAACTGTTTGGTTATACCTCTCTAGTATGGGCGACCATCGTTATTACGATTTTGGCGTTCGTCGTTTGGCTGCATCACTTCTTCACCATGGGCTCAGGTGCGAATGTGAATGCGTTCTTCGGCATCGCCACCATGATTATCTCTATCCCTACCGGGGTGAAGATCTTCAACTGGCTATTCACCATGTACAAAGGTCGAATCCGCTTTACCACTCCGATGATGTGGACGGTTGGCTTCCTAATTACCTTCTCTGTAGGTGGTATGACGGGCGTACTAATGGCAGTGCCAGGCGCGGACTTTGTTCTGCACAACTCAGTGTTCCTGATTGCGCACTTCCATAACGTAATCATCGGTGGTGTGGTATTCGGTTGTTTCGCTGCGATCACATACTGGTTCCCGAAAGCAACTGGCTTCACCATGAACGAAACATGGGGCAAACGTGCATTCATTTGCTGGATTGTCGGTTTCCTAATGGCGTTCCTACCACTGTACGCGCTGGGCTTTATGGGTATGACGCGTCGTCTAAGCCAAGATCTGAACCCAGAGTACTTCCCACTGTTGGCAGTTGCCGCAGCGGGTACGGCAGTGATTGCGCTTGGCGTGGCTTGTCAGTTCATTCAAATCTACGTGAGTGTTCGTGACCGTGAGCAAAACCGTGACCTAACGGGTGACCCGTGGGGCGGTCGTACTTTCGAGTGGGCGACTTCTTCACCACCGCCGTTCTACAACTTCGCGCACCTACCAAAAGGCGACGTTCTAGATGGGTTCTGGTACCAAAAACAGAGTGGCGAATTCGATCCAACCAAAGAAGTGGAATACGAGCGTATCCATATGCCGAAGAACACACCAACAGGTATCTACGTATCTGCATGGGCATTGGTGTTTGGCTTCGCGATGATTTGGTACATCTGGTGGCTAGCAGCAGCAAGCTTTGTTGGCATCATCGTGACTTGTATTCAACACAGCTACAACGACGATGTGGATTACTACGTTGAAGTTGAAGAAATCAAAGCGATTGAAGCGGAGCGTCGAGCTCAACTTGAAGAAGCGAAGAAAAACGAAGTGAAAGACAACGAGAAAAAAGACGATCTGGAGGTGACGTATGCAAGCTAA